A section of the Tamandua tetradactyla isolate mTamTet1 chromosome 4, mTamTet1.pri, whole genome shotgun sequence genome encodes:
- the IL10 gene encoding interleukin-10 isoform X2: MLLNGSLLEDFKGYLGCQALSEMIQFYLEEVMPQAENHDPDIKEHVSSLGEKLKTLRLRLRRCHRFLPCENKSRAVEQVKNAFNKLQEKGVYKAMSEFDIFINYIESYMTMKIKN; the protein is encoded by the exons ATGTTGTTAAACGGGTCCTTGCTGGAGGACTTCAAG GGTTACCTGGGTTGCCAAGCCTTGTCGGAGATGATCCAGTTTTACCTAGAGGAGGTGATGCCCCAGGCTGAAAATCACGACCCGGACATCAAGGAACATGTGAGCTCCCTTGGAGAAAAGCTGAAGACCCTCCGGCTGAGGCTGCGGCGCTGT CATCGGTTTCTTCCCTGTGAAAATAAGAGCAGAGCAGTGGAACAGGTGAAGAACGCCTTTAATAAG CTCCAAGAGAAAGGTGTCTACAAAGCCATGAGTGAATTTGACATCTTCATCAACTACATCGAATCCTATATGACAATGaagattaaaaactaa